The Cylindrospermopsis curvispora GIHE-G1 genome contains a region encoding:
- a CDS encoding DUF29 domain-containing protein — MTNVHTSDYEGHYDADFALWVEETVAKLKSQNFQQVDWKNLIQEVESLGKSQRSSVRSYLVRLLEHLLKRCYVQIPDCNRSWEIEIRNFRQRLMFELEDSPSLKNFILEILPKCYRIGLDNVKDSYPSVIFPEDFPFSPELERLLNEKFWEKG, encoded by the coding sequence ATGACGAATGTTCACACCAGTGATTATGAAGGCCACTATGACGCTGATTTTGCTCTCTGGGTTGAAGAAACTGTGGCCAAGTTAAAATCCCAGAATTTCCAACAGGTAGATTGGAAAAATTTGATCCAGGAGGTGGAATCCTTGGGAAAAAGTCAACGCAGTTCTGTGCGCAGTTATTTAGTGCGTCTGCTAGAACATTTACTGAAACGTTGCTATGTGCAAATACCCGATTGTAATCGTAGTTGGGAAATTGAAATTCGGAATTTTCGCCAACGTTTAATGTTTGAGTTGGAAGATTCGCCAAGTTTAAAAAATTTTATTTTAGAAATTTTGCCCAAGTGTTACCGAATTGGGTTGGATAACGTGAAAGATAGTTATCCCAGTGTTATTTTTCCCGAGGATTTCCCTTTTTCTCCTGAGTTAGAAAGATTATTAAATGAGAAATTCTGGGAAAAAGGTTAA
- a CDS encoding ATP-binding protein has translation MPKHFNTAGPCQSDIHYMLSPTGRLPQLKALIDGRNYFIIHAPRQVGKTTAMIALAQELTDSGEYTAVMLSVEVGSVFPDEPERAERAILGSWQDAIDIWLPEDLHPPFDPERRENIGAFLKSWAKSSPRPLVVFIDEIDSLQNQTLISVLRQLRDGFPRRPQGFPHSVGLIGMRDVRDYKVKSGGSERLNTSSPFNIKAESLTLSNFSFTDIQNLYEQHTTATGQVFTLGAVQQAYYLTDGQPWLVNALARQATQVLVQDVNQPITAEVINQAKEILIQRQDTHLDSLAERLREERVKTIIEPILAGEDLPDTPEDDRRFLLDLGLVKRSPLGGLTIANPIYQEVIPRVLSQGSQDSLPQIQPTWLNTDNSLNPQALLNAFLEFWRQHGEPLLKSAPYHEIAPHLVLMAFLHRVVNGGGTLEREYAIGSGRMDICLRYGKVVMGIEIKMWRERKSDPLIKGLTQLDKYLDGLGLDTGWLVIFDRRPGLPPMGERISTEEVISPSGRTITLIRS, from the coding sequence ATGCCTAAACACTTTAATACTGCTGGACCTTGTCAATCTGATATCCACTATATGCTATCTCCCACAGGGCGACTACCTCAGTTAAAAGCGTTAATTGATGGACGCAATTACTTTATCATTCATGCACCGCGACAAGTGGGGAAAACCACTGCTATGATAGCTTTAGCTCAAGAATTAACTGATAGTGGGGAGTATACAGCAGTGATGCTCTCCGTGGAAGTGGGGTCGGTTTTTCCTGATGAACCAGAACGTGCTGAAAGAGCCATTTTGGGTTCTTGGCAAGATGCAATTGATATTTGGCTTCCGGAAGACCTCCATCCCCCTTTTGACCCAGAGCGTAGGGAGAATATTGGTGCTTTCCTAAAAAGTTGGGCAAAAAGCTCTCCTCGTCCCCTAGTGGTGTTCATTGATGAAATTGACTCGTTGCAAAATCAAACGTTGATTTCAGTATTGCGACAGTTACGGGATGGTTTTCCCCGTCGTCCCCAGGGTTTCCCCCATTCGGTGGGCTTAATTGGTATGCGGGATGTGCGGGACTATAAGGTTAAATCTGGTGGAAGTGAACGACTCAATACGTCTAGTCCGTTTAATATCAAGGCTGAATCCCTAACTTTAAGTAATTTTAGTTTTACAGATATTCAAAATTTATATGAACAACATACAACAGCTACGGGACAGGTGTTTACCCTGGGAGCAGTTCAACAGGCATATTATTTAACTGATGGACAACCATGGTTAGTTAACGCTCTAGCTCGTCAAGCTACTCAGGTGTTAGTCCAGGATGTGAATCAACCCATTACTGCTGAAGTGATTAACCAAGCCAAAGAAATTCTCATCCAGCGTCAGGATACCCATTTAGATAGTTTAGCAGAAAGATTACGAGAAGAGCGGGTTAAGACTATTATTGAACCAATTTTAGCGGGTGAAGACTTACCAGATACCCCAGAGGATGATCGGCGGTTTTTGCTAGATTTAGGCTTAGTTAAGCGTAGTCCTTTGGGTGGACTAACCATTGCCAATCCCATTTACCAGGAGGTAATCCCTCGTGTTTTATCCCAGGGTAGTCAGGACAGTTTACCTCAAATTCAACCCACTTGGTTAAATACTGACAATAGTTTAAATCCCCAAGCTCTATTAAATGCTTTTCTGGAATTTTGGCGACAACACGGTGAACCATTACTCAAAAGTGCGCCTTACCATGAGATTGCTCCTCATTTGGTGTTGATGGCATTTTTACATCGAGTAGTTAATGGTGGTGGTACATTAGAACGGGAATATGCCATTGGTTCTGGGAGAATGGATATTTGTTTACGCTATGGCAAGGTGGTGATGGGTATAGAAATTAAGATGTGGCGTGAAAGAAAGTCAGATCCGTTAATCAAGGGTTTGACCCAACTGGATAAATACCTGGATGGGTTAGGATTAGATACGGGTTGGTTAGTGATTTTCGATCGCCGTCCCGGTTTACCACCCATGGGAGAGAGGATTAGTACGGAGGAGGTTATTAGTCCTAGTGGGCGCACCATTACCCTGATTCGTAGTTAG
- the rplI gene encoding 50S ribosomal protein L9 has translation MVKRVQLVLTKDVSKLGKSGDLVEVAPGYARNYLIPQSLATQVTPGILKQVERRREIERQRQLELKQQAEEQKSALEKLVKVAIAKQVGENEAIFGTVTTQDVVDAIQAATGQTIDRRGITIPDINHLGTYKADIKLHSEVTAKIDIEVVAS, from the coding sequence ATGGTCAAACGAGTGCAGTTAGTATTAACAAAAGATGTAAGCAAACTAGGAAAATCCGGCGATCTAGTGGAAGTAGCTCCTGGTTATGCGCGGAATTATCTAATTCCCCAGAGTTTAGCCACCCAGGTAACTCCTGGCATTTTAAAGCAAGTAGAGCGTCGTCGGGAAATAGAACGTCAACGTCAACTAGAACTCAAGCAACAAGCGGAAGAGCAAAAATCTGCTTTAGAGAAACTGGTTAAAGTAGCGATCGCCAAACAGGTAGGTGAGAACGAAGCTATTTTTGGTACTGTCACCACCCAGGATGTAGTAGATGCTATTCAAGCAGCTACAGGACAAACAATTGATAGACGTGGCATAACTATTCCAGATATTAACCATTTGGGTACTTACAAAGCGGATATTAAACTTCACTCAGAAGTGACTGCTAAAATTGATATTGAGGTTGTAGCCAGCTAA
- a CDS encoding DUF3318 domain-containing protein: MDPNTEIRRLLDIVPASGRMTIKIISKPEQNQVISAEFPLPWIQSKPVYINFELWRQLKKPQRDLLILYHTSWLIGIKWIQPDIYQGAVLVGLLGGVIETLQGDIVGLVIAGGLTITSGVKLWQNNKSQELQLKADKTAIAIAQNRGYSESEAAGHLLTAIETVAKLEGRLGLNFNELIRCQNLRAIAS, encoded by the coding sequence ATGGATCCAAATACTGAAATTCGTCGTCTGTTGGATATAGTACCAGCTTCCGGACGCATGACAATTAAAATTATCAGCAAACCGGAACAGAATCAAGTGATTAGTGCAGAGTTTCCCCTACCTTGGATTCAGAGTAAACCGGTATATATCAATTTTGAATTATGGAGACAGTTAAAAAAGCCACAAAGAGACCTGTTAATATTGTATCACACCAGTTGGTTAATAGGAATCAAATGGATACAACCGGATATTTATCAGGGAGCAGTTCTGGTGGGATTATTAGGGGGGGTAATAGAAACTCTTCAGGGTGATATAGTTGGTTTAGTCATAGCTGGTGGCTTAACCATAACAAGTGGTGTAAAACTGTGGCAAAACAATAAGTCTCAAGAACTACAGCTGAAAGCTGATAAAACAGCAATCGCAATTGCTCAAAACCGGGGTTATTCGGAATCAGAAGCAGCTGGACATTTGTTAACTGCTATTGAAACAGTTGCTAAACTTGAAGGAAGATTAGGTCTCAATTTTAATGAATTAATTCGTTGTCAAAATTTGCGAGCGATCGCCAGTTAG
- a CDS encoding ATP-binding protein, with protein MSKHFNTAGPCQSDIHYMLYPTGRLPQLKALIDGRNYFIIHAPRQVGKTTAMMALAQELTDSGQYLAVMLTLETGAPFPDAPEQAQQSILRRWQNEIRFRKLPLPNLTQIETETETSPLDIQTVLQAWAMASPLPLVVFLDEIDSLEDQTLISILRQLRAGYPNRPEGFPHSVGLIGMRDVRDYKVKSGGSERLNTSSPFNIKAESLTLSNFSFTDIQNLYEQHTTATGQVFTLGAVQQAYYLTDGQPWLVNALARQATQVLVQDVNQPITAEVINQAKEILIQRQDTHLDSLAERLREERVKTIIEPILAGEDLPDTPEDDRRFLLDLGLVKRSPLGGLTIANPIYQEVIPRVLSQGSQDSLPQIQPTWLNTDNSLNPQALLNAFLEFWRQHGEPLLKSAPYHEIAPHLVLMAFLHRVVNGGGTLEREYAIGSGRMDICLRYGKVVMGIEIKMWRERKSDPLIKGLTQLDKYLDGLGLDTGWLVIFDRRPGLPPMGERISTEEVISPTGRTITLIRS; from the coding sequence ATGTCTAAACACTTTAATACTGCTGGACCTTGCCAATCTGATATCCACTATATGCTCTATCCCACAGGGCGACTACCTCAGTTGAAAGCATTAATTGATGGACGCAATTACTTTATCATTCATGCACCGCGACAGGTGGGTAAAACCACTGCCATGATGGCCCTAGCTCAAGAATTAACTGACAGTGGACAATACCTAGCTGTGATGTTAACCCTAGAAACCGGTGCGCCATTTCCAGATGCACCAGAACAAGCGCAACAAAGTATCCTGAGACGTTGGCAGAATGAAATTCGGTTTCGAAAATTACCTTTGCCTAATTTAACACAAATTGAAACAGAGACTGAGACCTCTCCCTTAGATATTCAAACAGTTCTGCAAGCTTGGGCCATGGCTTCCCCTCTACCTTTAGTTGTGTTTTTGGATGAAATTGATTCTTTGGAAGATCAAACTCTCATATCCATTCTCAGACAATTACGAGCGGGTTATCCCAATCGTCCCGAGGGTTTTCCCCATTCGGTGGGCTTAATTGGCATGCGGGATGTGCGGGACTATAAGGTTAAATCTGGTGGAAGTGAACGACTCAATACGTCTAGTCCGTTTAATATCAAGGCTGAATCCCTAACTTTGAGTAATTTTAGTTTTACAGATATTCAAAATTTATATGAACAACATACAACAGCTACGGGACAGGTGTTTACCCTGGGAGCAGTTCAACAGGCATATTATTTAACTGATGGACAACCATGGTTAGTTAACGCCCTAGCTCGTCAAGCTACCCAGGTGTTAGTCCAGGATGTGAATCAACCCATTACTGCTGAGGTGATTAACCAAGCCAAAGAAATCCTTATCCAGCGTCAGGATACCCATTTGGATAGTTTAGCAGAAAGATTACGGGAAGAGCGGGTTAAGACTATTATTGAACCAATTTTAGCGGGTGAAGACTTACCAGATACCCCAGAGGATGATCGGCGGTTTTTGCTAGATTTAGGCTTAGTCAAGCGTAGTCCTTTGGGTGGACTAACCATTGCCAATCCCATTTACCAGGAGGTAATCCCTCGTGTTTTATCCCAGGGTAGTCAGGACAGTTTACCTCAAATTCAACCCACTTGGTTAAATACTGACAATAGTTTAAATCCCCAAGCTCTATTAAATGCTTTTCTGGAATTTTGGCGACAACACGGTGAACCATTACTCAAAAGTGCGCCTTACCATGAGATTGCTCCTCATTTGGTGTTGATGGCATTTTTACATCGAGTAGTTAATGGTGGTGGTACATTAGAACGGGAATATGCCATTGGTTCTGGGAGAATGGATATTTGTTTACGCTATGGCAAGGTGGTGATGGGTATAGAAATTAAGATGTGGCGTGAAAGAAAGTCAGATCCGTTAATCAAGGGTTTGACCCAACTGGATAAATACCTGGATGGGTTAGGATTAGATACGGGTTGGTTAGTGATTTTCGATCGCCGTCCCGGTTTACCACCCATGGGAGAGAGGATTAGTACGGAGGAGGTTATTAGTCCCACTGGGCGCACTATTACCCTAATTCGTAGTTAG
- the dnaB gene encoding replicative DNA helicase: protein MAEELNFQGNSSDQLPPQNIEAEEAILGGILLDPEAMGRIRDRLLPQAFYVNAHREIYQAAIILNNQNKPTDLLSLTEWLTNNDKLSRIGGRNKLANLIDRTVSSVNIDVLADLVMDKYLRRQLIKAGNEIVKLGFEAQTELPIVLDQAEQKVFGITQEKPQEGLVHISDTLVHTFQEIETRHEGVALPGIPSGFYDLDAMTSGFQRSDLIIVAGRPSMGKCVSYDSEIVLADGEIVTIEELYNRKGGMVLTLNPNWKFSFTQPCGFINDGIKPVFRVTTALGRSIETTITHPYLTPTGWQKLADLKPGAKIAVPAQINVFGKEKIDDGQLKLMAHCLGNGNMEKTIPPIVFKLGRSQIALFLNQLFISNIEHEGHTLAIKEKLQTTYRTNQEKLARQIQHLLLRFGIIARLGKGYNKEQTTQTTWQVEITEPLSIERFEIGVVAQTLEPIETQTDCEIYWDEIIAIENLGEKRVYDLTIPHTHNFIANDICVHNTAFCLNLAHNIAVGYKLPVAVFSLEMSKEQLVQRLLASEAQIETGYLRSGRISQTQWEPLSRAISLLSEMPVFIDDTPNITITQMRSQARKLQAQQNSKLGLIVIDYLQLMEGAGDNRVQELSKITRSLKGLARELSVPIIALSQLSRSVEARTNKRPMLSDLRESGSIEQDADLVIMLYREEYYAPNTPDRGIAEVIIAKHRNGPTGTVKLLFDPQFTKFKNLAKPKTY from the coding sequence ATGGCTGAAGAATTGAACTTTCAAGGCAATAGTAGTGATCAGCTTCCTCCCCAAAACATCGAAGCGGAAGAGGCTATTTTGGGGGGTATTCTTTTGGATCCAGAAGCTATGGGTAGAATCAGGGATCGTCTTCTTCCCCAAGCATTTTATGTTAATGCTCATAGAGAAATTTATCAAGCAGCAATAATTCTCAATAACCAAAATAAACCAACCGACTTACTTTCCCTAACAGAGTGGCTAACTAACAACGACAAATTAAGTCGTATTGGAGGTAGAAATAAACTAGCCAACTTGATAGATCGCACTGTATCATCGGTGAATATTGATGTGTTAGCAGATTTGGTCATGGATAAGTATCTGCGCAGACAATTAATTAAAGCAGGTAATGAAATTGTCAAATTAGGATTTGAGGCCCAGACAGAATTACCAATAGTTTTAGATCAAGCAGAGCAGAAGGTTTTTGGAATTACCCAAGAAAAACCCCAGGAAGGACTAGTTCACATTTCCGATACCCTAGTGCATACCTTTCAGGAAATTGAAACCCGTCATGAAGGAGTTGCTTTACCGGGTATTCCTAGTGGTTTTTATGATTTGGACGCTATGACGAGCGGTTTTCAGCGTTCTGATTTAATTATCGTCGCGGGTAGACCTTCTATGGGGAAGTGTGTAAGTTATGACTCGGAAATAGTCTTAGCAGATGGAGAAATTGTCACCATTGAAGAGTTATACAACCGAAAGGGGGGTATGGTATTAACCCTGAACCCAAATTGGAAATTTAGTTTTACTCAACCCTGTGGATTTATCAACGATGGCATAAAACCAGTTTTTCGGGTTACAACTGCATTAGGTCGTTCTATTGAAACTACTATTACTCATCCTTACTTAACCCCAACCGGATGGCAAAAATTAGCGGATCTCAAACCAGGTGCTAAAATAGCAGTTCCTGCTCAAATCAATGTCTTTGGTAAGGAAAAAATTGACGATGGTCAACTTAAGCTCATGGCCCATTGTTTGGGAAATGGCAATATGGAGAAAACCATACCTCCCATAGTTTTTAAATTAGGGCGATCGCAAATAGCTTTGTTTTTAAATCAGTTATTCATCAGTAATATAGAGCATGAAGGTCACACCTTAGCTATCAAAGAAAAATTACAGACGACCTATAGAACAAACCAGGAGAAACTAGCAAGACAGATTCAACATTTATTATTAAGATTTGGCATAATTGCCAGATTAGGAAAAGGCTATAACAAAGAGCAAACTACCCAAACCACTTGGCAAGTGGAAATTACAGAACCCCTTTCCATCGAGAGATTCGAGATTGGTGTTGTAGCGCAAACATTAGAACCAATAGAAACCCAGACAGACTGTGAAATCTACTGGGATGAAATCATAGCCATTGAGAACTTGGGGGAAAAACGGGTCTATGACCTAACCATACCACATACTCATAACTTTATAGCCAATGACATTTGTGTGCATAACACTGCATTTTGTTTAAATCTAGCCCATAACATTGCCGTAGGCTATAAATTACCGGTAGCAGTGTTCAGTTTAGAAATGTCTAAAGAGCAGCTAGTACAAAGATTATTAGCTAGTGAGGCCCAAATTGAAACCGGTTATTTAAGAAGCGGGAGGATCAGTCAAACCCAATGGGAACCCCTAAGTCGTGCTATTAGTTTGCTATCAGAAATGCCAGTTTTTATTGATGACACCCCCAATATTACCATCACCCAAATGCGGAGTCAAGCTAGAAAACTACAAGCACAACAGAATTCGAAACTAGGTCTAATTGTTATAGACTACCTGCAACTAATGGAAGGTGCGGGAGACAATCGCGTACAGGAATTATCCAAAATTACCCGTTCTCTCAAGGGTTTAGCCAGAGAATTATCAGTTCCCATAATTGCTCTATCTCAGTTGAGTAGAAGTGTGGAAGCTAGAACTAATAAACGTCCTATGTTGTCAGACCTACGAGAATCTGGTTCCATTGAACAAGATGCGGATTTAGTTATTATGCTTTACCGCGAAGAATATTATGCACCCAATACCCCCGATCGCGGTATAGCAGAAGTTATTATTGCCAAACATCGCAATGGTCCCACAGGAACAGTTAAACTTCTGTTTGACCCCCAATTTACAAAGTTTAAAAATCTAGCCAAACCTAAGACTTATTAG
- a CDS encoding ATP-binding protein: MPKQFNTAGPCKANIHYMISPTGRLPQLKALIDGRNYFIIHAPRQVGKTTAMIALAQELTDSGEYTAVMLSVEVGSVFPDEPERAERAILGSWQDAIDIWLPEDLHPPFDPERRENIGAFLKSWAKSSPRPLVVFIDEIDSLQNQTLISVLRQLRDGFPRRPQGFPHSVGLIGMRDVRDYKVKSGGSERLNTSSPFNIKAESLTLSNFSFTDIQNLYEQHTTATGQVFTLGAVQQAYYLTDGQPWLVNALARQATQVLVQDVNQPITAEVINQAKEILIQRQDTHLDSLAERLREARVKTIIEPILAGEDLPDIPPDDIRYVLDLGLCRDQGQGLEIANPIYKEVLPLVLSYTTRVSIGAIEPRWLNQQGELLPDELLHAFLEFWRQHGEPLLKSAPYHEIAPHLVLMAFLHRVVNGSGTLEREYAIGSGRMDICLRYGKVVMGMELKVWRERKSDPLIKGLTQLDKYLDGLGLDTGWLVIFDRRPGLPSMGERISTEEVISPRGRTITVIRS, encoded by the coding sequence ATGCCTAAACAATTTAACACTGCTGGTCCCTGCAAAGCCAACATTCACTATATGATCTCTCCCACAGGACGACTACCTCAGTTAAAAGCGTTAATTGATGGACGCAATTACTTTATCATTCATGCACCGCGACAAGTGGGCAAAACCACTGCTATGATAGCTTTAGCTCAAGAATTAACTGATAGTGGGGAGTATACAGCAGTGATGCTCTCCGTGGAAGTGGGGTCGGTTTTTCCTGATGAACCAGAACGTGCTGAAAGAGCCATTTTGGGTTCTTGGCAAGATGCAATTGATATTTGGCTTCCGGAAGACCTCCATCCCCCTTTTGACCCAGAGCGTAGGGAGAATATTGGTGCTTTCCTAAAAAGTTGGGCAAAAAGCTCTCCTCGTCCCCTAGTGGTGTTCATTGATGAAATTGACTCGTTGCAAAATCAAACGTTGATTTCAGTATTGCGACAGTTACGGGATGGTTTTCCCCGTCGTCCCCAGGGTTTCCCCCATTCGGTGGGCTTAATTGGTATGCGGGATGTGCGGGACTATAAGGTTAAATCTGGTGGAAGTGAACGACTCAATACGTCTAGTCCGTTTAATATCAAGGCTGAGTCCCTAACTTTGAGTAATTTTAGTTTTACAGATATTCAAAATTTATATGAACAACATACAACAGCTACGGGACAGGTGTTTACCCTGGGAGCAGTTCAACAGGCATATTATTTAACTGATGGACAACCATGGTTAGTTAACGCCCTAGCTCGTCAAGCTACCCAGGTATTAGTCCAGGATGTGAATCAACCCATTACTGCTGAAGTGATTAACCAAGCCAAGGAAATCCTCATCCAGCGTCAGGATACCCATTTGGATAGTTTGGCAGAGCGATTACGGGAAGCGCGGGTTAAGACCATTATTGAACCAATTTTAGCAGGTGAGGACTTACCCGACATACCACCAGATGATATTCGTTACGTGCTGGATTTAGGTCTGTGTCGAGATCAAGGACAAGGCTTGGAAATTGCCAATCCAATTTATAAGGAAGTTCTACCTTTAGTACTAAGTTATACAACTAGGGTTTCTATTGGAGCAATTGAACCTCGTTGGCTAAACCAACAAGGGGAACTATTACCTGATGAATTATTACACGCTTTTCTGGAGTTTTGGCGACAACACGGTGAACCATTACTCAAAAGTGCGCCCTACCATGAGATTGCTCCCCATTTGGTGTTAATGGCATTTTTACATCGGGTAGTTAATGGTAGTGGTACGTTAGAGCGGGAATATGCCATTGGTTCTGGAAGAATGGATATTTGTTTACGCTATGGCAAGGTGGTAATGGGTATGGAACTCAAGGTGTGGCGTGAAAGAAAGTCAGATCCGTTAATCAAGGGTTTAACTCAACTGGATAAATACCTGGATGGGTTAGGATTAGATACGGGTTGGTTAGTGATTTTCGATCGCCGTCCTGGTTTACCATCTATGGGAGAGAGGATTAGTACGGAGGAGGTTATTAGTCCTAGGGGACGAACCATTACTGTCATTCGTAGTTAG
- a CDS encoding ATP-binding protein, translating into MPKQFNTAGPCKGNIHYMLSPIGRLPQLKALIDGENYFIIHAPRQVGKTTAMMALAQELTDSGQYLAVMLTLETGAPFPDAPEQAQQSILRRWQNEIRFRKLPLPNLTQIETETETSPLDIQTVLQAWAMASPLPLVVFLDEIDSLEDKTLISILRQLRAGYPNRPEGFPHSVGLIGMRDVRDYKVKSGGSERLNTSSPFNIKAESLTLSNFSFTDIQNLYEQHTTATGQVFTLGAVQQAYYLTDGQPWLVNALARQATQVLVQDVNQPITAEVINQAKEILIQRQDTHLDSLAERLREERVKTIIEPILAGEDLPDTPEDDRRFLLDLGLVKRSPLGGLTIANPIYQEVIPRVLSQGSQDSLPQIQPTWLNTDNSLNPQALLNAFLEFWRQHGEPLLKSAPYHEIAPHLVLMAFLHRVVNGGGTLEREYAIGSGRMDICLRYGKVVMGMELKVWRERKSDPLIKGLTQLDKYLDGLGLDTGWLVIFDRRPGLPPMGERISTEEVISPSGRTITLIRS; encoded by the coding sequence ATGCCTAAACAATTTAACACTGCTGGTCCCTGTAAAGGTAACATTCACTATATGCTCTCTCCCATAGGGCGACTACCTCAGTTGAAAGCATTAATTGATGGAGAAAATTACTTTATCATTCATGCACCGCGACAGGTGGGTAAAACCACTGCTATGATGGCCCTAGCCCAAGAATTAACTGACAGTGGGCAATACCTAGCTGTGATGTTAACCCTAGAAACCGGTGCGCCATTTCCAGATGCACCAGAACAAGCGCAACAAAGTATCCTGAGACGTTGGCAGAATGAAATTCGGTTTCGAAAATTACCTTTGCCTAATTTAACACAAATTGAAACAGAGACTGAGACCTCTCCCTTAGATATTCAAACAGTTCTGCAAGCTTGGGCCATGGCTTCCCCTCTACCCTTGGTTGTCTTTCTGGATGAAATTGATTCATTAGAAGATAAAACCCTCATATCCATCCTCAGACAGTTGCGAGCGGGTTATCCCAATCGTCCCGAGGGTTTTCCCCATTCGGTGGGCTTAATTGGCATGCGGGATGTGCGGGACTACAAGGTTAAATCTGGTGGAAGTGAACGACTCAATACGTCTAGTCCGTTTAATATCAAGGCTGAATCCCTAACTTTAAGTAATTTTAGTTTTACAGATATTCAAAATTTATATGAACAACATACAACAGCTACGGGACAGGTGTTTACCCTGGGAGCAGTTCAACAGGCATATTATTTAACTGATGGACAACCATGGTTAGTTAACGCCCTAGCTCGTCAAGCTACCCAGGTGTTAGTCCAGGATGTGAATCAACCCATTACTGCTGAGGTGATTAACCAAGCCAAAGAAATCCTTATCCAGCGTCAGGATACCCATTTGGATAGTTTAGCAGAAAGATTACGGGAAGAGCGGGTTAAGACTATTATTGAACCAATTTTAGCGGGTGAAGACTTACCAGATACCCCAGAGGATGATCGGCGGTTTTTGCTAGATTTAGGCTTAGTCAAGCGTAGTCCTTTGGGTGGACTAACCATTGCCAATCCCATTTACCAGGAGGTAATCCCTCGTGTTTTATCCCAGGGTAGTCAGGACAGTTTACCTCAAATTCAACCCACTTGGTTAAATACTGACAATAGTTTAAATCCCCAAGCTCTATTAAATGCTTTTCTGGAATTTTGGCGACAACACGGTGAACCATTACTCAAAAGTGCGCCTTACCATGAGATTGCTCCTCATTTGGTGTTGATGGCATTTTTACATCGGGTAGTTAATGGTGGTGGTACATTAGAACGGGAATATGCCATTGGTTCTGGGAGAATGGATATTTGTTTACGCTATGGCAAGGTGGTAATGGGTATGGAACTAAAGGTGTGGCGTGAAAGAAAGTCAGATCCGTTAATCAAGGGTTTGACCCAACTGGATAAATACCTGGATGGGTTAGGATTAGATACGGGTTGGTTAGTGATTTTCGATCGCCGTCCCGGTTTACCACCCATGGGAGAGAGGATTAGTACGGAGGAGGTTATTAGTCCTAGTGGGCGCACCATTACCCTCATTCGTAGTTAG
- a CDS encoding rhomboid family intramembrane serine protease, producing MIPITDDFYSLKKPNVTYVIIGITLVIFCGQLMWDVNGQLGNLVSSWTTIPREFSRTISSAIDDSLAAWVVVGWQLFTLPVSLFIHGSFAQLLGNMLFLWVFGRTLERTIGSYQFLLLYLTAGVLIGIIEICTQPQLTAPIIGSTGAIACIVGAYLMQFPQIKIYSVLPLVIVFIPLEIPAMFYLFWWFIQQFFYGIGGLNIPGGFNNCSYGSQLIALLIGVVFMGIIRFW from the coding sequence ATGATTCCTATTACTGATGACTTTTATAGCTTAAAAAAGCCGAATGTTACTTACGTGATAATTGGTATTACTCTAGTCATATTTTGTGGGCAACTTATGTGGGATGTGAATGGGCAACTGGGTAACCTTGTCAGTAGTTGGACCACCATTCCTAGAGAATTCTCCCGAACAATCTCCAGTGCTATTGATGACAGTTTAGCTGCTTGGGTGGTTGTAGGGTGGCAATTATTCACCCTACCCGTTTCCCTATTTATACATGGCAGTTTTGCCCAGCTCCTGGGTAATATGTTATTTTTGTGGGTATTCGGAAGAACATTAGAAAGAACCATAGGGTCGTATCAATTCTTGCTGTTATATTTAACTGCTGGCGTGCTGATAGGAATAATAGAGATTTGTACCCAACCGCAGTTAACAGCACCAATTATAGGTAGCACTGGGGCGATCGCCTGTATTGTAGGTGCTTATCTTATGCAATTTCCGCAAATTAAAATCTATTCTGTTTTACCCTTGGTAATTGTTTTTATTCCCCTAGAAATTCCCGCAATGTTTTATTTATTCTGGTGGTTTATCCAGCAATTTTTTTATGGAATTGGTGGATTAAATATTCCAGGTGGGTTTAATAATTGCAGCTATGGGAGTCAATTAATAGCCTTACTGATAGGTGTGGTTTTCATGGGGATTATACGGTTTTGGTAA